GGCGGCGAGGGCATGTTGTGCGTGCGCCTGTCCGGCGCGCCGCCCGCGCTGGCCAGCGCGCGGCAGCAGATCGGCGGCGACGCGATGGAACCGGACGCGGCGCAGGCCTGGTGGCGTTCGCTGCGCGAGCAGACCCACACCTTCTTCGAACCCGGCAAGCCGCTGTGGCGGCTGGCCCTGCCGCCGACCGCCGCCGCGCTCGATCTCGGTCCGACGCTGCTGGAGTGGGGCGGCGGCCAGCGCTGGCTTTGTGGCAATTACGAGGCGGCCGCGCTGCGCGAGCGCGCCGCCAGCTTGGGCGGGCACGCCACGCTGTTCCGGCCGGCGGGCATGTCCGTGCCGGAGGATGGCGTGTTCCATCCGCTGGCGCCAGCGCTGGCGCTGATCTCGCGCCGCCTCAAGCAAGAACTCGATCCCGCCGGGCTCTTCAACCCCGGCCGCCTGATCCTGGAGCTGTAGCACGCCATGCAAACCCATCTGGCTTCCTGGGCGAAAGACACCGATCTGGGCAACGAGGCCGACGCCATCCTGCGGCGCTGCGTGCACTGCGGTTTCTGCACGGCCACCTGTCCCACCTATCAGGTCCTGGGCGACGAGCTAGACAGCCCGCGCGGGCGCATCTATCTGATCAAGCAGGTGCTGGAAGGCGCCGAGCCCACGCAGTCCACGCAGCAGCATCTGGACCGCTGCCTGACCTGCCGCAACTGCGAGACCACCTGCCCGTCGGGCGTGCAGTACGGGCACCTGATCGATATCGGCCGCAAGATCGTCGACGAGCGCGTGCCGCGCTCCTGGGCCGAGCGCACCAAGCGCAAGCTGCTGCGCCAGGCCATGCTGTCGCCGCTGTTCGGTCCCGCGATGCGCCTGGGCCAGGCCGTGCGCGGCGCACTGCCGCAGGCGCTGCGCCGCAAGGTGCCCGAGCGCCGCGATCCGGGCCGCCTGCCGCAGGTGGCCGGGCACGCGCGCCAGGTGCTGATGCTGGCCGGCTGCGTGCAGCCGTCCATGATGCCCACCATCGACGCCGCCACCATCCGCGTGCTGGATGCGCTGGGCATCGGCGCGCGCATCGCGCCGGGGGCGGGCTGCTGCGGCGCGGTCAGCTTCCACCTGGATGAACAGGACGCGGCGCTGGCGCAGATGCGCGCCAACATCGACGCATGGTGGCCGCTGGTGCGCGACGGACGCGTCGAGGCCATCGTGATGAACGCCTCGGGCTGCGGCGCCATGGTGAAGGAATACGCGCATCACCTGCGCAACGATCCGGCCTACGCGCAACGCGCGGCGGACATCGTGGCGCTGGTCAAGGACGTGGCCGAGATCGTCGCGCCGCAGGCGCAGGCGCTGCGCGCGCGCTTGCCGCAAGCGCCGCGCGCGGCCTTTCATCCGCCGTGCACGCTGCAGCATTGGCAGGGCCTGCGGCCCTTGTCGGAGCAGCTGCTGGCGGACCTGGGATTCGAATTGCAGCCGTTCGCCGACAAGCATCTGTGCTGCGGCTCGGCCGGGGCGTATTCGGTGCTGAACCCGGACATCGCGCTGGAGCTGCGCGACCGCAAGCTGTCGGCCATCGCGGCGGGCGGTCCGGACGTGATCCTGTCGGCCAACATCGGCTGCATCGGCCACCTGCAAAGCGGCACCGACACGCCGGTGCGGCATTGGGTCGAAGTGGTGGACGAACTGCTGCGCCAGCCGGCCGACGGCCGGCGCCAGGAAGCATAGCGCCAGCCGTCAGCCGCCAGTCGGCCAGCGCTGGAAAACATGGCCCCCGCCCGGACCGGCATCGGGCGGGCAGGGGCCGGGCCGGCGGTCTATTCGACCGCCTTCACCATGTCCTCGAGCACCTTCTTGGCGTCGCCGAACACCATCATGGTGCGGTCCATGTAGAACAGCTCGTTGTCCAGCCCGGCGTAGCCCGAGGCCATCGAGCGCTTGTTCACGATCACCGTGCGCGCCTTGTAGGCTTCCAGGATGGGCATGCCGGCGATCGGCGACTTGGGATCGTTCTTGGCGGCCGGGTTGACCACGTCATTCGCCCCCAGCACCAGCACCACGTCGGTCTGGCCGAACTCGCTGTTGATGTCCTCCATCTCGAACACCTGATCGTAGGGCACCTCGGCCTCGGCCAGCAGCACGTTCATGTGGCCGGGCATGCGGCCGGCCACCGGGTGGATGGCGTACTTCACCGTCACGCCGCGCTCGGTCAGCTTCTCGGCCAGTTCCTTCAGCGCATGCTGGGCGCGCGCCACGGCCAGGCCGTAGCCGGGCACGATGGTGACGCTTTCGGCGTTGGTCATGAGGAAGGCCGCATCGTCCGGGCTGCCCGACTTCACGCTGCGCTGCTGGCCGTCGCCCTGCTGCGCGCCGCCGCCCGCCTGCGCGCCGAAGCCGCCCAGGATGACGTTGAAGAACGAGCGGTTCATGGCCTTGCACATGATGTAGGACAGGATCGCGCCCGACGAGCCCACCAGCGAGCCGGCGATGATCAGCATGGGGTTGTTCAGCGAAAAGCCGATACCCGCCGCCGCCCAGCCCGAGTAGCTGTTCAGCATGGACACCACCACTGGCATGTCCGCGCCCCCGATCGGGATGATGATGAGCACGCCCAGCACGAAGGCGATCAGCGTCATGATGATGAACGGCGTCCATTGCTGCGTCAGCATGAACCACACGCCGGCGGCCAGCATCAGCAGCGCCAGCGCCAGGTTCAGCATGTGCTGGCCGGCGAACACCACCGGCGCGCCCTGGAACAGGCGGAACTTGTACTTGCCCGACAGCTTGCCGAAGGCGATCACCGACCCCGAGAAGGTGATGGCGCCGACGAAGGTGCCGATGAACAGCTCGAAGCGGTTGCCCACCGGGATCGGCATGCCGGCCGGCGCGATGCCGAAGGCCTGCGGCTCGGCCACTACGGCGACGGCGATGGCCACCGCGGCCAGGCCGATCATGCTGTGCATGAAGGCGACCAGCTCGGGCATCTTGGTCATCTCGACGCGCTTGGCCATCAGCGTGCCGATCGAGCCGCCCACCAGCAGGCCCAGCACCACCCAGCCCAGGCCGATGGCGGACGCGCCTTCGCGCGCCAGGCCCACGATCAGGGCGGCGGTGGTCAGCACGGCGATCGCCATGCCGGCCATGCCGAAGGCATTGCCCAGGCGGGACGTGGTGGGGTGGGACAAGCCCTTGAGCGCCTGGATGAAGCAGACCGAGGCGACCAGGTAGAGCAGGGTGACGAGGTTCAGCGAGATCATTGCGCGTCCTCCTTGCCCGGCTTCCTGTCCTTCTTCTTGAACATCTCCAGCATGCGGCGCGTCACGAGGAAACCGCCGAACACGTTGACCGCGGCCAGCGCCACGGCGAACACGCCCATGCCGCGCGCCAGCCCGCCCTCGGTCAGCGCGGCGGCCAGCATGGCGCCGACGATGATGATGGCCGAGATGGCGTTGGTCACGGCCATCAGCGGGGTATGCAGCGCGGGGGTGACGTTCCAGACCACGTGGTAGCCGACATAGATGGCCAGCACGAAGATGATGAGATTCATCAGGGTGGGGTTGATCGCTTCCATGCCTAGGTCCTCCGCGTCACGTTGCCGCCTTCGCACACCAGGCAGGCAGCCACGATTTCATCGTCGCGCTGGATCTGCAGCGCGCCGTCCGCATTGATGATGAGCTTCAGGAAATCCTGCAGGTTGCGCGCATACAGCGCGGAGGCGTCGGTCGCCACCATGCCCGGCAGGTTGTTCAGCCCGACCAGCGTCACGCCGTGCTTTTCCACGACCTGGCCGCGCTCGGTCAGCGGGCAGTTGCCGCCGCGCTCGACCGCCAGGTCCACCAGCACCGAGCCCGGCTTCATGCCGGCCACGGTCTCGGCGGACACCAGCGTGGGCGCCGGGCGGCCCGGGATCAGCGCGGTGGTGATGATGATGTCGGCCTGCTTGCAGCGCTCGGACACCAGCGCCGCCTGCCGCGCCATCCACGACGGCGGCATGGGTCGGGCATAGCCGCCCACGCCCTGGGCGATCTCGCGCTCCTCGTCGGTTTCGAACGGCACGTCGATGAATTTCGCGCCCAGCGATTCGACCTGCTCGCGCGCGGCGGGACGCACGTCGGAGGCCTCGACCACCGCGCCCAGGCGCTTGGCGGTGGCGATGGCCTGCAGGCCCGCCACGCCCGCGCCCAGCACCACGGCGCGCGCGGCCTTGAGCGTGCCGGCGGCGGTCATCATCATGGGAAAGAGGCGGCCGTAGTAATGCGCCGCCAGCAGCACGGCCTTGTAGCCGGCCAGGTTGGCCTGGGACGACAGCACGTCCAGGCTCTGCGCGCGCGTGATGCGCGGCGCGGCTTCCAGCGCGAAGCCGGTCAGGCCGGCGGCCGCCAGCCGCATCAGGCCTTCGGCGTCGAACGGGTCCAGCATGCCGGCCACCACGGCGCCCGGCTTCATGTGGGGCAGTTCCTCGGCGGAAGGCGCGCGCACCTTCAGCACCAGTCCGGCCCCCAGCGCATCCTGGGCCGAGCCCAGGGTCGCGCCGGCGGCCTCGTAGGCCTCGTCCAGATATCGGGCGGCGACGCCCGCCCCGCGTTCCACTACGACAGTATGCTTGCCGGCCGTGTACTTCTTGACGGTTTCCGGTGTTGCTGCGACACGGGTTTCCCCGTCTCGGGTTTCTTTTGGTATCCCGATGTGCATCGACGCCTCTCCTCAGAAGGTTCGCGGATAGTTATACACGGAATAGAGAGGGGAGGCCCGCAAGGTTCATTGGGACGAGTCCGAGTCGGCCTTGATAAGGCGCGCAAACGCCGTTTCCTTGGACAGGCGCGGGAATGCGGTCTGGTTGCGAATTCGAAAGACAGAAGCCCCGCGGCGCGGGCCGGGGGGCTTGCGGGGCAGGCTCGCGGCGCGAACGCGCGCGTCAAGGGTTACGCCGTCTGCGCGCGCGTCCAGAGGATCAGCGCCGCCGTCAGCTCGCGCAGGTCGGCTTTCAGCCGGCCGTAGCCCGCCGTCGGACGCAGCGAGACTTCATCCATGTAGAGCTTGCGGTTGATCTCGATCTGCAGGCTGTGGCGGCCCTCGGCCGGGCAGCCGAAGGCGCGCACCAGTTCCACGCCCTTGTACGGGTCATTGACCGTCACGTGGTAGCCGCGCGCGCGCAGCCAGGCCGCGATGAATTCGCGGAAGGCCGGGTCGCTGGTGCTGCCGTCGCGGTCGCCCAGCACGAAATCGGGGTGGACCAGGCCGGGCTGGTCGGTGGCGTAGGCGCCGGCCACGCTGGGCATGGAGTGGCAGTTGATGTGCCAGACCTTGCCGAACTTGCGATGGGCGCCGTCCAGCAGCTGGCGCAGCGCCGCGTGATAGGGCTTCCAGCAGGCCGCGATGCGGTGCTCGACTTCCTCGACCGGGAGCTTGCGGTCGTACAGCGGCGTGCCGTCGTCCAGCATGCGCCAGATCAGGCCCTTGCCCAGGCGGACCTTGGGCGAGGCGTTGACGGCGCCGGGCCAGGGGCGGTCCAGCAGCAGTTCGTCGATCTCGTCGGGCGCGCGGTTGGCGTCGATATAGGCGCGCGGAAAGGTCGCCGCCAGCAGCGGCGCGCCCATGTCCACGGCGTCGCTCCACAGATCGTCAACCCAGGTGTCCTCGGCGGTGCGCAATGCCCCGTAGTCGGCCGCGGCGGCGAAGTCGGGAGGGTAGGCCGTGCCGCTGTGCGGGGAGTCCAGCACGAGCGGGGCCGAGGGATCCGATTCGGGATAGCGGGGCGGAAGGTCTAGCCGGTAGGACAGGGGTTGGGTAAATCGCATAAGGGGTTTCAGGTTCGTTGATCGGAGACCCCCGCGCCCGGCGCGAGACGGGGCGGTGGGGGCCGAAGACCGCAGGCCGTGTGACGGGCTCAGTCGATCTTCACGTTGGCTTCTTTGGCGATGCGCTTGTTCTTGGCGATCTCGGCCGAGATCTGCGCGGCGAATTCGGCCGGGGAGTTGGCGGCGGGCGCGGCGCCCAGCGCTTCGAGCTTGGCCTTGACGTCCGGATCGGCGCTGACCTTGCGCACGGCGGCATTGAGCTTGTCCAGCACCGGCTGGGGCAGCTTGGCCGGCGCGACCAGGCCGAACCAGGAGGCATCGTTCACCGCCGGCAGGCCGGCCTCGGCGAAGGTGGGCACGTCGGGCAGGCTGGCCACGCGCTTGGGCCAGGCCACGGCCAGCGGCACCAGGCGGCCGGATTGCGCGTGCGGCAGCGTCGAGGGCAGGTTGTCGTACAGCACGTCCACCTGGCCGGCCAGCGCGTCGTTCAGCGCCGGACCGACGCCACGGTAGGGCACGTGCATCAGGTTGGCGCCCGAGGCCATCTTGAACAGCTCGCCCATCATGTGCGAGACCGAGCCGTTGCCGGCCGACGCATAGGTCAGCTTGCCGGGTTCGCTCTTGGCCAGCTTGATGAAGTCGGCGATGTTCCTGGCCGGGACTTTCGGGTTGACGGTCATGATGTTGGGCACGGCGGCCAGGTTCGAGACGGGCGTGAAGTCCTTCTCGCCATCGAACGGCAGGTTCGGGTAGATGGCCGGGTTGATGCCGTGCGTGCTGACGGTGGCGATTCCCAAGGTATAGCCGTCCGGCGCGCTGCTGGCAACAAAGGCGCTGCCGATCGAGCCGCCGGCGCCCCCACGGTTTTCCACCACCACGGTCTGGCCCAGTTCCTTGCCGAGCTTGTCGGCGTACAGGCGGCCGACGATGTCGGTGGTGCCGCCGGGCGGGAAGGGCACGATCAGGCGCACGGGCTTGCTGGGATAGGCATCCTGGGCATGGGCGATGCCCGAGGCCAGCGGAGCGGCCAGGGTCGCGGCGGCGACACACAGGCCCAGGACTACGTTACGGCGTTGCATGGTTTCCCCTTGTACAAAATTGGAAGGCGGATGCGAAAACGCATCCGCCAGACAAACGATTCTTTCTTTCGGGGGCGGTTTGCGCAAACGAAAGTTTCTCCGTAATCTATGACTTTTTTTCATGCCTCTTTCCGGAGCGCGTCCCCTTTTTGCTGCGGGCCGTGGATCCCGAGGCGACATGCCCCCTGGCGGGCAAGGAGCCCGCGCCCGTCGCGGGAGCTTCACGCATGCGGCGTTTCTGCCCGTCCCTGACCGATCTGCAGGCTTTTGAAGTGGCCGCCCGGCATTCCAGCTTCACCCGCGCCGCCCAGGAGCTTTGCGTCACGCAAGGCGCCGTCAGCAAGCAGGTCAAGCATCTGGAGGCCTTCGTCGGCGTCGAACTATTCCTGCGCATCAGGCAAGGCCTGGTCTTGACCGAGGCCGGACGCGCCTACCTGGCCAAGATCCAGGCCGGCCTGGGGCAGATCGAGGCGGCCACGGTGGAACTGATCGCGCACCAGGGGCGCGGCGGCACGCTGAACCTGACCTGTATGCCCACATTCGGCGCGCGCTGGCTGATCCCGCGCCTGACGGCCTTCATGCGCCAGCGCCCGGACATCCACGTCGAATTCCTGCCGCACCGCCAGGGCTACGATTTCTCCGCCCCCGAGCTGGACGCCGCCGTGCGCTTCGGCGAGGGCCTGTGGCCCGGCAGCGGCGCCGACTACATCGTGGGCCGGGACATCGTGCCCGTGTACAGCCCCAGGCTGATACCCGGCGGCTGCGCCGCCCCCGAAGACCTGCTGGCCTATCCGCTCCTGCACCACACGTCCGCGCTGGATGGCTGGCGCGACTGGTTCGAGCAGGCAGGCTGCGACACCCGCCGCAGCCTGGAGGGAGCCCGCTTCGACCAGTACGCGCTGCTGTCGCAGGCCGCCGCCGCCGGTTTCGGCGTGGCGTTGATCCCGCGCTGCCTGGTCGAGGATGAACTGCGCGACGGCCGGCTGTCGGTCGCCGTGGAGCTGCCGATCCGGGCGCGCATGGGCTATTACCTGTGCTATCCCGAACAGAAAGCCAGCCTGCCGACGCTGCAGGCGTTCCGCGCCTGGCTGATGGAAGTCTCCCGCGCCGCCGAGCCCAGGCCCGACGAGGAAGCCGCGGCCGACGCACTAAAATGATCGCATCATGAGCCAAACATCCACCAAGAAAGGCCGCGTTGTCGTCGGCATGTCCGGCGGGGTCGATTCTTCGGTCACCGCCTGGCTGCTCAAGCAGCAAGGCTACGAGGTCGTCGGCCTGTTCATGAAGAACTGGGAAGACGACGACGATTCCGAATACTGCTCCACCCGCCAGGATCTGCTGGACGCGGCCAGCGTCGCCGATCTGGTCGGCGTGGAATTCGAATACGTCAATTTCGCCGCCGAATACAAGGACCGCGTCTTCGCCGAGTTCCTGCGCGAGTATTCCGCCGGCCGCACGCCCAATCCCGACGTGCTGTGCAATGCCGAGATCAAGTTCAAGGCCTTCCTGGACCACGCCATGGCGCTGGGCGCCGAGCACATCGCCACCGGCCACTACGCGCGCGTGCGCGAGGTGCCGGCGGCCGGCGGCGGCAGCGAGTTCCAGCTGCTCAAGGCGCTGGACGGGTCCAAGGACCAGAGCTACTTCCTGCACCGCCTGAACCAGGCGCAGTTGTCGCGCACGCTGTTTCCCCTGGGCGAGATCCACAAGACCGAGGTGCGCCGCATCGCGCACGAGATCGGCCTGCACAACGCGGCCAAGAAGGATTCCACCGGCATCTGCTTCATCGGCGAGCGGCCGTTCCGCGAGTTCCTGAATCGCTATCTGCCGACCGAGCCGGGTCCGATCCTGACGCCGGAAGGCCAGAAGGTGGGCCGCCACGAAGGCCTGTCGTTCTACACGCTGGGCCAGCGCAAGGGCCTGGGCGTGGGCGGCGTCAAGGGCAAGCAGCGCGAGGACGGCACCGCCGAGGCCTGGTACGTGGCGCGCAAGGACCTGGAGCGCAACCGGCTCTATGTGGTGCAGGGTCACGACCATCCCTGGCTGTTGTCGAACCGCCTGCAGGCGCAGGACGCCAGCTGGGTGGCGGGCCGCCCGCCCGAGGCGCGTGGCTATGGCGCCAAGACCCGCTACCGCCAGGCCGACGCGGCCTGCCGGCTGGAGGACGCCGCCGACGGCCGCTTCTCGCTGGTGTTTCCGCAAGCGCAATGGGCCGTCACGCCGGGCCAGTCCGCCGTGCTGTATGACGGCGATATCTGCCTGGGCGGGGGTATCATTGCCTAGCTGACGGTCGGCCCGCAGAGGCCGGCCCGGCGCGCGGCTTGACCGCGCAACACACCAAGGCCCCCGCGCGGGGCCTTGTTCATGACATCAAAAAGGGGAGAGAGACGTGGATGTGACGATGGTGATCTGCCTGCTGGCGCTGGGCGCGGCGGCGGGCTTCGCGGCGGGTTTGCTCGGCATAGGCGGAGGCATGGTGCTGGTGCCGTTCCTGACCATGCTGTTCAGCTGGAAGGGCATGCCGGCCGACCTGGTGGTGCACGCGGCCATCGCCACGTCCATGACCTCGATCCTGTTCACCTCGATCTCCAGCGTGCGCGCGCACCAGCAGCGCGGCACCATCAAATGGGGCATCGTCGCCGCGATGGCGCCGGGCATCATCATTGGCGGCCTGCTGTCGGGCGGCGCGGTGTTCGCCGCGCTCAGCTCGCACTGGCTGTCGCTGTTCTTCGCGCTGTTCGTGGGCTATTCCGGCTGGAGCATGCTGCGCAACAAGAAACCCAAGCCCAGCCGCCAGATGCCCGGCGTCGCGGGCACCAGCGCGGCCGGCGTGGGCATCGGTTTCCTGTCGGGCCTGGTGGGCGCCGGCGGCGGCTTCCTGTCCGTGCCCTTCATGGTCTGGTGCAACGTGGCCCTGCACAACGCCGTGTCCACCTCGGCGGCGCTGGGCTTTCCCATCGCGCTGGCCAATAGCGCGGGCTATGTGGTGTCGGGCCTGAATGAGTCCGTCTCGCGTCCGGGCATGCTGGGCTATATCTACTGGCCGGCGCTGATCGCGCTGGTCTGCGCCAGCGTGCTGACCGCGCCGCTGGGCGCGCGCATGGCGCATCGCCTGCCGGTGGCCACGCTGAAGAAGGTGTTCGCCTGCCTGCTGTTCGCGCTGTCGGCGTACATGCTGTTCAAGGCCGGGCAGGCGTTTAGCGTCTGAAAGACGAAGGTAAGCAGTATGTGCCCGTGGGGTCGCGCGGAGCCGGCTTTGCCGGTCCGCAGCGACGCCCCCTTGAGGGGGAGCGCGCAGCGCTTCGGGGGTGGGTTCCGCCCTCCGGTCCGCAGCGACGCCCCCTTGAGGGGGAAGCGCGTAGCGCTGC
The Achromobacter sp. AONIH1 DNA segment above includes these coding regions:
- the glcF gene encoding glycolate oxidase subunit GlcF, encoding MQTHLASWAKDTDLGNEADAILRRCVHCGFCTATCPTYQVLGDELDSPRGRIYLIKQVLEGAEPTQSTQQHLDRCLTCRNCETTCPSGVQYGHLIDIGRKIVDERVPRSWAERTKRKLLRQAMLSPLFGPAMRLGQAVRGALPQALRRKVPERRDPGRLPQVAGHARQVLMLAGCVQPSMMPTIDAATIRVLDALGIGARIAPGAGCCGAVSFHLDEQDAALAQMRANIDAWWPLVRDGRVEAIVMNASGCGAMVKEYAHHLRNDPAYAQRAADIVALVKDVAEIVAPQAQALRARLPQAPRAAFHPPCTLQHWQGLRPLSEQLLADLGFELQPFADKHLCCGSAGAYSVLNPDIALELRDRKLSAIAAGGPDVILSANIGCIGHLQSGTDTPVRHWVEVVDELLRQPADGRRQEA
- a CDS encoding NAD(P)(+) transhydrogenase (Re/Si-specific) subunit beta, which produces MISLNLVTLLYLVASVCFIQALKGLSHPTTSRLGNAFGMAGMAIAVLTTAALIVGLAREGASAIGLGWVVLGLLVGGSIGTLMAKRVEMTKMPELVAFMHSMIGLAAVAIAVAVVAEPQAFGIAPAGMPIPVGNRFELFIGTFVGAITFSGSVIAFGKLSGKYKFRLFQGAPVVFAGQHMLNLALALLMLAAGVWFMLTQQWTPFIIMTLIAFVLGVLIIIPIGGADMPVVVSMLNSYSGWAAAGIGFSLNNPMLIIAGSLVGSSGAILSYIMCKAMNRSFFNVILGGFGAQAGGGAQQGDGQQRSVKSGSPDDAAFLMTNAESVTIVPGYGLAVARAQHALKELAEKLTERGVTVKYAIHPVAGRMPGHMNVLLAEAEVPYDQVFEMEDINSEFGQTDVVLVLGANDVVNPAAKNDPKSPIAGMPILEAYKARTVIVNKRSMASGYAGLDNELFYMDRTMMVFGDAKKVLEDMVKAVE
- a CDS encoding NAD(P) transhydrogenase subunit alpha; this encodes MEAINPTLMNLIIFVLAIYVGYHVVWNVTPALHTPLMAVTNAISAIIIVGAMLAAALTEGGLARGMGVFAVALAAVNVFGGFLVTRRMLEMFKKKDRKPGKEDAQ
- a CDS encoding Re/Si-specific NAD(P)(+) transhydrogenase subunit alpha; the encoded protein is MHIGIPKETRDGETRVAATPETVKKYTAGKHTVVVERGAGVAARYLDEAYEAAGATLGSAQDALGAGLVLKVRAPSAEELPHMKPGAVVAGMLDPFDAEGLMRLAAAGLTGFALEAAPRITRAQSLDVLSSQANLAGYKAVLLAAHYYGRLFPMMMTAAGTLKAARAVVLGAGVAGLQAIATAKRLGAVVEASDVRPAAREQVESLGAKFIDVPFETDEEREIAQGVGGYARPMPPSWMARQAALVSERCKQADIIITTALIPGRPAPTLVSAETVAGMKPGSVLVDLAVERGGNCPLTERGQVVEKHGVTLVGLNNLPGMVATDASALYARNLQDFLKLIINADGALQIQRDDEIVAACLVCEGGNVTRRT
- a CDS encoding N-formylglutamate amidohydrolase, which produces MRFTQPLSYRLDLPPRYPESDPSAPLVLDSPHSGTAYPPDFAAAADYGALRTAEDTWVDDLWSDAVDMGAPLLAATFPRAYIDANRAPDEIDELLLDRPWPGAVNASPKVRLGKGLIWRMLDDGTPLYDRKLPVEEVEHRIAACWKPYHAALRQLLDGAHRKFGKVWHINCHSMPSVAGAYATDQPGLVHPDFVLGDRDGSTSDPAFREFIAAWLRARGYHVTVNDPYKGVELVRAFGCPAEGRHSLQIEINRKLYMDEVSLRPTAGYGRLKADLRELTAALILWTRAQTA
- a CDS encoding tripartite tricarboxylate transporter substrate binding protein is translated as MQRRNVVLGLCVAAATLAAPLASGIAHAQDAYPSKPVRLIVPFPPGGTTDIVGRLYADKLGKELGQTVVVENRGGAGGSIGSAFVASSAPDGYTLGIATVSTHGINPAIYPNLPFDGEKDFTPVSNLAAVPNIMTVNPKVPARNIADFIKLAKSEPGKLTYASAGNGSVSHMMGELFKMASGANLMHVPYRGVGPALNDALAGQVDVLYDNLPSTLPHAQSGRLVPLAVAWPKRVASLPDVPTFAEAGLPAVNDASWFGLVAPAKLPQPVLDKLNAAVRKVSADPDVKAKLEALGAAPAANSPAEFAAQISAEIAKNKRIAKEANVKID
- a CDS encoding LysR substrate-binding domain-containing protein, whose amino-acid sequence is MRRFCPSLTDLQAFEVAARHSSFTRAAQELCVTQGAVSKQVKHLEAFVGVELFLRIRQGLVLTEAGRAYLAKIQAGLGQIEAATVELIAHQGRGGTLNLTCMPTFGARWLIPRLTAFMRQRPDIHVEFLPHRQGYDFSAPELDAAVRFGEGLWPGSGADYIVGRDIVPVYSPRLIPGGCAAPEDLLAYPLLHHTSALDGWRDWFEQAGCDTRRSLEGARFDQYALLSQAAAAGFGVALIPRCLVEDELRDGRLSVAVELPIRARMGYYLCYPEQKASLPTLQAFRAWLMEVSRAAEPRPDEEAAADALK
- the mnmA gene encoding tRNA 2-thiouridine(34) synthase MnmA, with the translated sequence MSQTSTKKGRVVVGMSGGVDSSVTAWLLKQQGYEVVGLFMKNWEDDDDSEYCSTRQDLLDAASVADLVGVEFEYVNFAAEYKDRVFAEFLREYSAGRTPNPDVLCNAEIKFKAFLDHAMALGAEHIATGHYARVREVPAAGGGSEFQLLKALDGSKDQSYFLHRLNQAQLSRTLFPLGEIHKTEVRRIAHEIGLHNAAKKDSTGICFIGERPFREFLNRYLPTEPGPILTPEGQKVGRHEGLSFYTLGQRKGLGVGGVKGKQREDGTAEAWYVARKDLERNRLYVVQGHDHPWLLSNRLQAQDASWVAGRPPEARGYGAKTRYRQADAACRLEDAADGRFSLVFPQAQWAVTPGQSAVLYDGDICLGGGIIA
- a CDS encoding sulfite exporter TauE/SafE family protein — protein: MDVTMVICLLALGAAAGFAAGLLGIGGGMVLVPFLTMLFSWKGMPADLVVHAAIATSMTSILFTSISSVRAHQQRGTIKWGIVAAMAPGIIIGGLLSGGAVFAALSSHWLSLFFALFVGYSGWSMLRNKKPKPSRQMPGVAGTSAAGVGIGFLSGLVGAGGGFLSVPFMVWCNVALHNAVSTSAALGFPIALANSAGYVVSGLNESVSRPGMLGYIYWPALIALVCASVLTAPLGARMAHRLPVATLKKVFACLLFALSAYMLFKAGQAFSV